One genomic region from Bactrocera tryoni isolate S06 chromosome 3, CSIRO_BtryS06_freeze2, whole genome shotgun sequence encodes:
- the LOC120771751 gene encoding ERI1 exoribonuclease 2-like isoform X2: MSASESTLIVKNIPIFISDITSILPSAAKEVKPFGRRRVLLTYENEQAAQTVLKQLQQLEVKPGKQLNVTFFRKNVKPVANTNIAKTTTSSKATQTKLHPSNETALPQISKQLGLVETIYEENGADKNNAFSYLNKRNKSQLSTQRYKYLICIDFEATCWADQAPPQWRESEVIEFPAILVNVQTGKIEAEFHKYVMPIESPKLSAYCIELTGIKQQMVDNGMPLQTAIMMFQEWLRKELRARNLQLPKMSKDKMTGNCAFVTWTDWDFGICLAKECQRKRLKKPSYFDQWIDLRAVFRAWYKYKPLNFADAITHVGLTFEGRPHSGQDDARNLAALAHKMTCDGAPLAITKDLAPFQLNSNCML, from the exons atgaGTGCTTCTGAATCTACACTTATAGTAAAGAATATACCAATATTCATAAGCGATATAACATCGATATTACCATCGGCAGCGAAGGAAGTGAAACCATTTGGCCGCCGACGGGTGCTCCTCACCTACGAGAATGAACAGGCGGCTCAAACCGTTTTGAAGCAGTTGCAGCAGTTGGAAGTTAAGCCTGGCAAACAGCTGAATGTAACATTCTTTCGCAAAAATGTGAAACCTGTTGCAAATACTAATATTGCGAAAACGACGACCTCTAGCAAAGCGACGCAGACTAAACTACATCCAAGCAATGAGACGGCATTGCCACAAATCAGCAA GCAACTAGGCCTTGTTGAAACTATATATGAAGAGAACGGTGCTGACAAGAACAATGCATTCAGTTACTTAAATAAGCGAAATAAGTCGCAATTATCAACTCAACGTTACAAATATCTAATTTGCATCGATTTTGAAGCAACCTGCTGGGCGGATCAAGCTCCACCACAATGGCGTGAGTCCGAAGTAATAG AATTCCCCGCTATTTTGGTGAATGTGCAGACAGGTAAAATTGAAGCCGAATTCCATAAATATGTCATGCCAATTGAATCGCCGAAGCTGAGCGCTTACTGCATCGAACTTACTGGCATCAAACAACAAATGGTCGATAATGGCATGCCATTACAAACGGCCATCATGATGTTCCAAGAATGGCTGCGCAAAGAATTACGCGCACGAAATTTACAACTGCCGAAAATGTCCAAGGATAAAATGACTGGCAATTGCGCGTTTGTCACCTGGACCGATTGGGATTTCGGTATTTGCTTGGCGAAAGAGTGTCAGCGGAAAAGGCTGAAGAAACCTTCCTATTTCGATCAGTGGATCGATTTACGTGCCGTTTTCCGGGCGTGGTACAAATATAAGCCGTTAAACTTTGCCGATGCCATAACGCATGTCGGGCTCACATTTGAGGGGCGTCCACACTCCGGTCAAGATGACGCACGCAATTTGGCGGCGCTGGCGCATAAGATGACATGTGATGGCGCGCCACTGGCGATAACCAAGGACCTCGCGCCATTTCAACTCAACTCGAATTGCATGCTTTAA
- the LOC120771751 gene encoding U11/U12 small nuclear ribonucleoprotein 65 kDa protein-like isoform X1, with amino-acid sequence MSASESTLIVKNIPIFISDITSILPSAAKEVKPFGRRRVLLTYENEQAAQTVLKQLQQLEVKPGKQLNVTFFRKNVKPVANTNIAKTTTSSKATQTKLHPSNETALPQISKYVSQLFACDAKLNFVQPPPPYLKYAYPRITPDILDAISIALMSNTRFYTQVLHLMNRMNLEPPFGAKSAGMCLSKLWPRDVSTQTMEEAVAVSEISEVLPEATKVVDEKSESELESSEEDDAKSNYPRTSMQMQLKRKAAEELEAQFKKKARQLLQTTLRKQKHVESIGSASKNVPQNVFEQSDSFSKKSKIAVKIQHQQSTRPLEPFVLPSDLSATRLSLEQLQALPIYKNYQIGAPSNKLYIKNLAKDVSEEDLKQLYARFVAADNIQIKVMQQGRMKGQAFVTFHGLSEADAAVMMAKALAETNGFVLRQKPMVVCYGKK; translated from the coding sequence atgaGTGCTTCTGAATCTACACTTATAGTAAAGAATATACCAATATTCATAAGCGATATAACATCGATATTACCATCGGCAGCGAAGGAAGTGAAACCATTTGGCCGCCGACGGGTGCTCCTCACCTACGAGAATGAACAGGCGGCTCAAACCGTTTTGAAGCAGTTGCAGCAGTTGGAAGTTAAGCCTGGCAAACAGCTGAATGTAACATTCTTTCGCAAAAATGTGAAACCTGTTGCAAATACTAATATTGCGAAAACGACGACCTCTAGCAAAGCGACGCAGACTAAACTACATCCAAGCAATGAGACGGCATTGCCACAAATCAGCAAGTACGTGTCGCAGCTCTTTGCTTGTGatgctaaattaaattttgtacagcCGCCACCACCTTATCTTAAATATGCTTATCCACGTATTACACCAGATATACTAGATGCCATAAGTATTGCTTTAATGAGTAACACACGTTTTTACACACAAGTGCTGCATCTGATGAACCGCATGAATTTGGAACCACCTTTTGGCGCTAAATCGGCAGGTATGTGTTTAAGCAAACTTTGGCCACGTGATGTAAGCACGCAAACTATGGAGGAAGCAGTGGCAGTCAGTGAAATTTCTGAAGTATTACCTGAAGCAACTAAAGTGGTTGATGAAAAATCGGAATCCGAATTGGAATCTTCCGAGGAAGATGATGCCAAATCAAACTATCCACGTACATCAATGCAAATGCAGTTGAAACGCAAAGCAGCTGAAGAGCTTGAAgcgcaatttaaaaaaaaagcgcGCCAGCTATTGCAAACAACACTGCGAAAACAAAAGCATGTGGAGAGCATCGGTAGCGCCAGCAAAAATGTGCCTCAAAACGTATTTGAACAGTCAGATTCGTTtagtaaaaaaagcaaaatcgcAGTAAAAATACAACACCAACAAAGTACGCGACCTTTAGAGCCCTTTGTGCTTCCCTCAGATCTAAGTGCAACACGACTTTCACTAGAACAATTGCAGGCGCTCCCTATTTATAAGAATTACCAAATAGGTGCACCTagtaataaattgtatataaagaATCTTGCTAAAGATGTCAGCGAAGAGGATCTAAAACAGCTCTACGCGCGTTTTGTAGCAGCTGATAACATTCAAATCAAAGTGATGCAACAGGGACGCATGAAAGGACAAGCCTTTGTGACATTCCATGGACTGAGTGAAGCAGATGCAGCTGTAATGATGGCAAAAGCGTTAGcggaaaccaatggttttgtgTTGCGGCAAAAGCCGATGGTGGTGTGCTATGGCAAAAAGTAG
- the LOC120771751 gene encoding ERI1 exoribonuclease 2-like isoform X4 has translation MKRAKQLGLVETIYEENGADKNNAFSYLNKRNKSQLSTQRYKYLICIDFEATCWADQAPPQWRESEVIEFPAILVNVQTGKIEAEFHKYVMPIESPKLSAYCIELTGIKQQMVDNGMPLQTAIMMFQEWLRKELRARNLQLPKMSKDKMTGNCAFVTWTDWDFGICLAKECQRKRLKKPSYFDQWIDLRAVFRAWYKYKPLNFADAITHVGLTFEGRPHSGQDDARNLAALAHKMTCDGAPLAITKDLAPFQLNSNCML, from the exons GCAACTAGGCCTTGTTGAAACTATATATGAAGAGAACGGTGCTGACAAGAACAATGCATTCAGTTACTTAAATAAGCGAAATAAGTCGCAATTATCAACTCAACGTTACAAATATCTAATTTGCATCGATTTTGAAGCAACCTGCTGGGCGGATCAAGCTCCACCACAATGGCGTGAGTCCGAAGTAATAG AATTCCCCGCTATTTTGGTGAATGTGCAGACAGGTAAAATTGAAGCCGAATTCCATAAATATGTCATGCCAATTGAATCGCCGAAGCTGAGCGCTTACTGCATCGAACTTACTGGCATCAAACAACAAATGGTCGATAATGGCATGCCATTACAAACGGCCATCATGATGTTCCAAGAATGGCTGCGCAAAGAATTACGCGCACGAAATTTACAACTGCCGAAAATGTCCAAGGATAAAATGACTGGCAATTGCGCGTTTGTCACCTGGACCGATTGGGATTTCGGTATTTGCTTGGCGAAAGAGTGTCAGCGGAAAAGGCTGAAGAAACCTTCCTATTTCGATCAGTGGATCGATTTACGTGCCGTTTTCCGGGCGTGGTACAAATATAAGCCGTTAAACTTTGCCGATGCCATAACGCATGTCGGGCTCACATTTGAGGGGCGTCCACACTCCGGTCAAGATGACGCACGCAATTTGGCGGCGCTGGCGCATAAGATGACATGTGATGGCGCGCCACTGGCGATAACCAAGGACCTCGCGCCATTTCAACTCAACTCGAATTGCATGCTTTAA
- the LOC120771751 gene encoding ERI1 exoribonuclease 2-like isoform X3, translating into MALLKLARQLGLVETIYEENGADKNNAFSYLNKRNKSQLSTQRYKYLICIDFEATCWADQAPPQWRESEVIEFPAILVNVQTGKIEAEFHKYVMPIESPKLSAYCIELTGIKQQMVDNGMPLQTAIMMFQEWLRKELRARNLQLPKMSKDKMTGNCAFVTWTDWDFGICLAKECQRKRLKKPSYFDQWIDLRAVFRAWYKYKPLNFADAITHVGLTFEGRPHSGQDDARNLAALAHKMTCDGAPLAITKDLAPFQLNSNCML; encoded by the exons GCAACTAGGCCTTGTTGAAACTATATATGAAGAGAACGGTGCTGACAAGAACAATGCATTCAGTTACTTAAATAAGCGAAATAAGTCGCAATTATCAACTCAACGTTACAAATATCTAATTTGCATCGATTTTGAAGCAACCTGCTGGGCGGATCAAGCTCCACCACAATGGCGTGAGTCCGAAGTAATAG AATTCCCCGCTATTTTGGTGAATGTGCAGACAGGTAAAATTGAAGCCGAATTCCATAAATATGTCATGCCAATTGAATCGCCGAAGCTGAGCGCTTACTGCATCGAACTTACTGGCATCAAACAACAAATGGTCGATAATGGCATGCCATTACAAACGGCCATCATGATGTTCCAAGAATGGCTGCGCAAAGAATTACGCGCACGAAATTTACAACTGCCGAAAATGTCCAAGGATAAAATGACTGGCAATTGCGCGTTTGTCACCTGGACCGATTGGGATTTCGGTATTTGCTTGGCGAAAGAGTGTCAGCGGAAAAGGCTGAAGAAACCTTCCTATTTCGATCAGTGGATCGATTTACGTGCCGTTTTCCGGGCGTGGTACAAATATAAGCCGTTAAACTTTGCCGATGCCATAACGCATGTCGGGCTCACATTTGAGGGGCGTCCACACTCCGGTCAAGATGACGCACGCAATTTGGCGGCGCTGGCGCATAAGATGACATGTGATGGCGCGCCACTGGCGATAACCAAGGACCTCGCGCCATTTCAACTCAACTCGAATTGCATGCTTTAA